The following proteins are encoded in a genomic region of Clostridium kluyveri:
- a CDS encoding methyl-accepting chemotaxis protein codes for MKDSKKISVRLYALIGFIMAFTLIISSLSWITFKNFNERHKNRLQVTAEYINMVDTARQAQVDFKKQVQEWKDILLRGYDPESFKKYYSQFSQENDNVQSQLLKLKEDMTKQGMDTSSVSTLLNNHKELYDKYNKAIQSYDQNSIESYRIVDGLVKGIDRKSTDDMDLLVKQIQDKLKLETEKMMKQSDIDTSNFNGNLISISILGIILIIFFTILIIFTYKDITKFIEQFKILMEQAENGDLTIRGKIYKKDELGQLTERFNRFIDRIRNLIYKAKETSITVASSFDVITKSTDEVSKTAIEISDNITNLAESVSKQTDLAEQSNKSVNGVVEGLNRITENTIYIMELASNAIETVTNGTVNLKHQSDRMSNTKKASQNVTDVISGLSAKSSEIGTVVEFINNIAEQINLLSLNASIEAVRAGETGRGFTVVANEVKKLAELSKKSAQKINNLISEVQTDIEKAVDEAINTKVSIEEQATSLKLTGDSFNLIEHSVFEMTNRIKEMTNETKEINENAAFVEKSVKNIVTLIVQNAAHTQEVASATEGQTASVEEVASSINNLAEMSNSLHKSLNKFKA; via the coding sequence ATGAAAGACAGTAAAAAAATAAGCGTAAGACTATATGCATTAATAGGATTTATTATGGCATTTACACTGATTATCAGCAGTTTGTCATGGATTACCTTTAAAAATTTTAATGAAAGACATAAAAACAGGTTACAAGTAACTGCTGAATATATCAATATGGTTGATACAGCAAGACAGGCCCAAGTTGATTTTAAAAAACAGGTACAAGAATGGAAAGATATCTTACTAAGAGGTTATGACCCTGAATCCTTCAAAAAGTATTACTCTCAGTTTTCACAGGAAAATGATAATGTTCAGTCACAGCTATTAAAACTTAAAGAGGATATGACAAAACAAGGTATGGATACCTCTTCAGTTAGTACATTATTAAACAATCATAAAGAACTCTATGATAAATATAATAAGGCAATTCAAAGCTATGACCAAAATAGTATAGAAAGCTACCGCATAGTAGATGGGTTGGTAAAAGGTATCGATAGAAAATCTACTGACGATATGGATTTATTAGTAAAACAAATACAAGATAAATTAAAGCTGGAAACGGAAAAAATGATGAAACAGTCTGATATTGATACAAGTAATTTTAATGGAAATTTGATTTCTATTTCAATTCTTGGCATCATTCTAATTATTTTCTTTACTATTTTGATTATTTTTACATATAAAGATATTACAAAGTTTATAGAACAATTTAAGATATTAATGGAACAAGCAGAAAATGGAGACCTTACCATTAGAGGTAAAATATATAAAAAAGATGAATTAGGTCAACTCACTGAAAGGTTTAATAGATTTATCGACAGAATTAGAAACTTAATTTATAAAGCTAAAGAGACAAGTATAACTGTAGCATCTTCATTCGACGTAATAACGAAAAGCACCGATGAAGTTAGCAAAACAGCTATAGAAATTTCAGACAATATTACCAATTTAGCTGAAAGTGTCTCAAAACAAACTGACTTAGCTGAACAAAGCAATAAATCTGTCAATGGTGTCGTAGAAGGGTTAAATCGTATAACTGAAAATACAATATATATTATGGAACTTGCAAGTAACGCAATAGAAACTGTAACCAATGGGACTGTAAATTTAAAACATCAAAGTGATAGAATGTCCAATACTAAAAAAGCTTCACAAAATGTAACAGATGTAATCTCTGGCCTATCTGCAAAATCGAGTGAAATTGGAACGGTTGTGGAATTCATTAATAACATTGCAGAGCAGATAAATCTATTATCTTTAAATGCCTCGATAGAGGCGGTCAGGGCTGGTGAGACTGGTAGAGGCTTTACTGTAGTAGCCAATGAAGTAAAAAAATTAGCAGAACTCTCAAAAAAGTCTGCACAAAAAATAAATAATTTAATATCAGAAGTACAAACAGATATTGAAAAAGCTGTTGATGAAGCAATTAATACAAAAGTTTCAATAGAAGAACAGGCAACTTCACTTAAACTGACAGGGGATTCGTTTAACCTTATAGAACACTCTGTTTTTGAAATGACTAATAGAATAAAAGAAATGACCAATGAAACAAAAGAAATTAATGAAAATGCCGCATTCGTGGAAAAGTCTGTAAAGAATATAGTAACATTAATAGTGCAAAACGCCG
- a CDS encoding DNA polymerase IV, protein MHRVIFLVDMNAFFISCESTRHPEIIGKPAAVAGDPKNRSGIILTANYEARKFGVKTTMVLHRVLKLCPNIIIIPPDHCFYKQKSKEVMGILSKYTPVIEKNSIDEAWLDMTGCERIFGKPHQTAECIMKHINSELGLDCSIGISENKFLAKMASEMKKPLGITELWKKDIELKLWPLPVEFMHGIGEQTARKLREMKIKTIGELALFDRRYLIKKFGKVGAEIHQLANGIDVSPVTPHSHKDVKSIGKSITLAHDISDIESAKVILMELSDKVGMTARKYNKKGHTVQINIKYSNFQSITRQRTITETYLVKEIYSAGIEMLEKNWNEQLPVRLLGISLSGFSKYNEDEQISMFNMLEMDNERSSVRKIDKIEDAIDNIRKKYGDSIIKPGLLIKKSKN, encoded by the coding sequence ATGCATAGAGTAATTTTTCTTGTAGATATGAATGCCTTTTTTATAAGTTGTGAATCAACAAGACATCCTGAAATTATTGGCAAACCTGCTGCTGTAGCAGGGGATCCCAAGAATCGGTCAGGTATTATTCTAACTGCAAATTATGAAGCACGAAAGTTTGGAGTTAAAACAACTATGGTTTTACATAGAGTATTAAAACTTTGTCCTAATATAATAATTATTCCTCCTGATCATTGTTTTTATAAGCAGAAGTCCAAAGAAGTTATGGGAATACTTTCTAAATACACTCCTGTTATTGAAAAAAATAGTATTGACGAAGCATGGCTTGATATGACAGGCTGTGAAAGAATCTTTGGAAAACCCCATCAAACAGCAGAATGTATTATGAAACATATTAATAGTGAGCTGGGATTGGATTGTTCTATAGGCATATCTGAAAACAAATTTCTGGCAAAGATGGCTTCTGAAATGAAAAAACCCCTGGGGATTACAGAACTTTGGAAAAAGGATATTGAACTTAAATTATGGCCGCTGCCAGTTGAATTTATGCATGGTATAGGGGAGCAAACTGCACGAAAGCTCCGAGAAATGAAAATTAAAACTATTGGAGAACTTGCCCTCTTTGACAGAAGATATCTCATAAAAAAATTTGGCAAAGTAGGGGCTGAGATTCATCAACTTGCCAATGGAATTGATGTTTCACCAGTAACACCTCATTCACATAAGGATGTAAAGTCTATTGGCAAATCAATCACATTGGCTCATGATATTTCAGATATAGAAAGTGCAAAAGTTATTCTTATGGAACTTTCAGATAAAGTTGGAATGACTGCTCGTAAATATAATAAAAAAGGGCATACAGTACAAATTAATATTAAATATTCCAATTTTCAATCCATTACCAGGCAAAGAACTATAACGGAAACTTATCTGGTAAAAGAAATTTATTCTGCAGGAATTGAAATGCTGGAGAAAAACTGGAATGAACAACTACCGGTACGGTTACTGGGTATAAGTCTTAGTGGATTTTCTAAATATAATGAAGATGAACAGATATCTATGTTTAATATGCTGGAAATGGATAATGAAAGAAGCAGTGTACGCAAGATAGACAAAATAGAGGATGCTATTGATAACATACGTAAAAAATATGGTGATTCTATAATTAAGCCAGGATTATTGATAAAAAAAAGTAAGAATTAA